GCTTTCAAGGGAAATTGATACTGCAATATTTGTAAAAAATGCACCTTCTTATGCAGCACTAGGTTTTGGTGGAGAAGGATACTGCACCTTTACTATTGCAAGTAGAACTGGAGAAGGTCTTACATCAACAAAAACCTTCACAAAAAGTAGAAGATGTGTATTAGCTGATGGTTTATCAATAAGATAGGGAGTTGAAATAATGGAAATAAGTCAAATTAATATTGAAGATATTGTTAAACAGGTTATGAAAGAAATGGTGGAAAAAAATACGGATAGCAAAAGTTCACCTGGAAGTGGTTCGATTTCTAAAATGAGCCATGTAGCTATGCTTACTGGTGAGAGGAAAATAGAAGTAAAAGAATTTAAAATCCCTGAAATAAGTGATGATGAAATACTTGTTAAGGTTGAAGGTTGTGGAATTTGTGGTACTGATGTACATGAATACAAAGGAGACCCTTTTGGTTTAATTCCTGTAGTACTAGGTCATGAAGGATCAGGAGAAATAGTTAAAGTTGGTAAAAACATTAAAATAGATACAGCTGGAAAATCAGTTAAACTTGGTGACAAATTAGTATCTTGCGTTATACCTTGTGGGGAATGTGAGCCATGTTTAAGCAATCCAGGAAGAGCTAATCTTTGTGAAAATGCAAAAATATTTGGACTTCTTCCAGATGATGAAGTTCATCTAAATGGATGGTTTGGTGAATACCTAGTACTCAGAAAAGGTGCAACTTTTTTCAATGTAACTGGTATGAATCTAAATCAAAGACTCTTAATTGAACCTGCAGCAGTAGTAGTACATGCAGTGGAGAGGGCAAAGACAACGGGGCTACTTAAGTTCAATAGTAAAGTAGTTGTGCAAGGCTGTGGGCCAATAGGACTCCTTTTAATTTCTGTAGTTAGAACTCTTGGTGTGGAACATATAATAGCGGTAGATGGTGATGAAAATAGATTGAAAATGGCTAGAAAGATGGGGGCAACTAAAACTGTGAACTTTATGGAGCATAATGGAATAGATGCTTTAACTAAAGCTGTTTATGAGGCTTGTGATGGTATAGGTGCAGATTTTGCTTTCCAATGTACTGGTGTTCCAAAAGCAGCGGCAAATATCTGGAAATTCATAAAACGTGGTGGTGGTCTTTGTGAGGTTGGTTTCTTTGTTAATGGCGGAGATTGTACAATAAATCCTCATTTTGATATATGTAATAAAGAAGTTACGTTAGTAGGTTCTTGGACTTATACCCCTCAGGATTATCCAACAACTATTGACTTTATAAAAAGAGCAACTGGTATAGGGCTTCCGCTTGAAGAGTTAATAACTCATAAATTCTCACTAGATAATTTAAATGAAGCTATGGAAGTTAATATGAAGCAAGAAGGAATAAAAATTATTTATGTAAATGAAAACTTTTAGGTGGTGAAAAATGGCAGAGGGTGTAGGATTTCTTGAAGTATATGGCTTAACTGCAGCTTTTGTTGCAGCAGATGCAGCTTGCAAGGCTGCAAATGTTAGAATAGATGCTTTTGATCATAATAAACCAGCCAATGCAGATAATTTACCAGTACCACTACTTGTTTTGGTTAAAATGAGAGGAAGTATTGAAGATGTTAAAGCGGCAATGGATGCAGGGGAGCAGGCTGCTAAAAAGGTATCAGGAGTGGTTACCACTCATATTATAGCCAGACCAGATATGGATACTGAAAAATTATTAAAAATAAATTCATTAACAAAAAAATAAAATTTTAGGAGGATATTAATATGACTCAAGAAGCTTTAGGAATGGTAGAAACAAGAGGTCTTGTAGCAGCAATAGAAGCAGCGGATGCAATGGTAAAGGCAGCAGACGTAACACTTATAGGAACAGAAAAAGTTGGTTCAGGACTTGTAACAGTAATGGTAAGAGGAGATGTAGGTGCTGTTAAAGCAGCAACAGAGGTTGGAGCGGCTGCAGCACAAAGATTAGGAGAACTTGTAGCAGTTCATGTAATCCCAAGACCACATGGCGATGTGGAAAAAATTCTTCCAAGCACAAAGTAGGAGATTTATTTTATGAAAGCATTAGGTTTTGTAGAAGTATCGGGAGTAGTAGCAGCAGTTGAAGCTCTAGATTCTATGCTGAAAACTGCGGATGTTGAGTTTGTTACATGGGAAAACAAGCTTGGTGGAAGACTTGTAACCATAGTAATAACTGGTAGCATATCCTCAGTTAATGAGGCAGTGGAAATTGGTAGTGCAAGGGCAAACGCAATAACTAAAACTGTTGCACATGCAATAATTGCAAATCCTCATGAAGAAGTTATAAAATTAATCCAAATAAGCGCTAAAAAATTAAATCTAGCGAAAAGTGGTGAAGCACGTGAGTTCTGATGAGTTAAATATACAAGAAATAGAAAACGAAGCAGAAAAAAATGAGAATAATTTAAGTAAGCAAAACATTATGAAGGGGGATATTAAAATGGAACATCAAGCATTAGGAATGGTAGAAACAAGAGGACTAGTAGCAGCAATAGAGGCAGCGGACGCAATGGTGAAGGCAGCTAATGTTATATTAATCGGAACAGAGAAAATCGGTTCAGGACTTGTAACTATAATGGTAAGAGGGGATGTAGGGGCAGTAAAAGCTGCAACAGAAGTTGGAGCAGCTGCAGCGCAAAGACTAGGAGAACTTGTAGCAGTACACGTAATACCAAGACCACATGGTGATGTAGAAAAGATACTTCCAACAGTAAAATAATTAGAAAAGTAAGGGATAATTATGGATAAAGATGAATTAGTTAAAATTATAACAAAAATGGTTAAGGAAACCATAACTAATAATGATAATATCCTTGTACCAGTAGGTGTTTCTGGAAGACATGTACATTTGTGTAGAGAACATATGGACATTCTGTTCGGTAAAAACTCTCAGCTTGAAAAAAAGAAGGATTTAATGGGAGGGCAATTTGCGGCGCAGCAGTGTGTAACAATTATTGGAGGGAAGCTTAGCTCATTAGAAAATGTTAGAATCCTTGGTCCGCTCCGAAAAGAAAGTCAAATTGAAATATCAAAAACTGATTCTATAAAGCTTGGGGTAAAAGCCACAGTAAGGGAATCCGGTGAACTCAAAAATTCTGCACCGATTACATTAGTAGGACCTATTGGTGCAATTACACTTATTGAAGGATGTATAGTTGCTAAAAGGCATATTCATATGTCAAACCAGGAAGCAGAAAAATTTGGTCTACAAAATAACCAAATTGTAGATGTGAAAGTACCCGGAGGACGGGGTGGGTTATTAGGTAATGTACAGATTAGAACTGATAATACCTATACTTTAGAAATGCACATCGATACAGATGAGGCTAATGCAATGGAAATCAAATGTGGAAGTT
This DNA window, taken from Clostridium estertheticum, encodes the following:
- a CDS encoding zinc-dependent alcohol dehydrogenase; this translates as MEISQINIEDIVKQVMKEMVEKNTDSKSSPGSGSISKMSHVAMLTGERKIEVKEFKIPEISDDEILVKVEGCGICGTDVHEYKGDPFGLIPVVLGHEGSGEIVKVGKNIKIDTAGKSVKLGDKLVSCVIPCGECEPCLSNPGRANLCENAKIFGLLPDDEVHLNGWFGEYLVLRKGATFFNVTGMNLNQRLLIEPAAVVVHAVERAKTTGLLKFNSKVVVQGCGPIGLLLISVVRTLGVEHIIAVDGDENRLKMARKMGATKTVNFMEHNGIDALTKAVYEACDGIGADFAFQCTGVPKAAANIWKFIKRGGGLCEVGFFVNGGDCTINPHFDICNKEVTLVGSWTYTPQDYPTTIDFIKRATGIGLPLEELITHKFSLDNLNEAMEVNMKQEGIKIIYVNENF
- a CDS encoding BMC domain-containing protein → MAEGVGFLEVYGLTAAFVAADAACKAANVRIDAFDHNKPANADNLPVPLLVLVKMRGSIEDVKAAMDAGEQAAKKVSGVVTTHIIARPDMDTEKLLKINSLTKK
- the eutM gene encoding ethanolamine utilization microcompartment protein EutM, which encodes MTQEALGMVETRGLVAAIEAADAMVKAADVTLIGTEKVGSGLVTVMVRGDVGAVKAATEVGAAAAQRLGELVAVHVIPRPHGDVEKILPSTK
- a CDS encoding BMC domain-containing protein, coding for MKALGFVEVSGVVAAVEALDSMLKTADVEFVTWENKLGGRLVTIVITGSISSVNEAVEIGSARANAITKTVAHAIIANPHEEVIKLIQISAKKLNLAKSGEAREF
- the eutM gene encoding ethanolamine utilization microcompartment protein EutM, giving the protein MEHQALGMVETRGLVAAIEAADAMVKAANVILIGTEKIGSGLVTIMVRGDVGAVKAATEVGAAAAQRLGELVAVHVIPRPHGDVEKILPTVK
- a CDS encoding phosphate propanoyltransferase → MDKDELVKIITKMVKETITNNDNILVPVGVSGRHVHLCREHMDILFGKNSQLEKKKDLMGGQFAAQQCVTIIGGKLSSLENVRILGPLRKESQIEISKTDSIKLGVKATVRESGELKNSAPITLVGPIGAITLIEGCIVAKRHIHMSNQEAEKFGLQNNQIVDVKVPGGRGGLLGNVQIRTDNTYTLEMHIDTDEANAMEIKCGSLLQIVK